ATCATCAAATCTTCCCTTCTTTAATTACTTCTGTACAGCCGCAGCCCGTTTATCCTCCGCTCTACGTTGCCATTTTTGAGCAATTTTCTCTGATTCTTCACTAAACTCTTTTATTTTTTGTTCAACTTCTTTAGCAAAATTAAGGACTTCATCTAATTCAGCTAATTGTTGTTCATTCAACGATGGCTTTGTCATTGCAAATTCTCCAACCGATTTTTTAGATTATTAACTAACATTTTAGTTTCTAATACTCTACCCAGTTCACCTGCCAAATCTTCCCCAGCTTCCTGAATTTCCTCCTCTGTATTTGTCTCGGTTGCCGAAAGGTTTTCTACTATACTGCGAATTCTTCTTCTTTGTGTCTCAACAAATAGCATAGCACTGCTAAAAGAAACAAAAAACTGAATTAATCTAGCATTTTCGGGAAAGCGATCGAGGATAGTTCTAGTTAAGGTAAGTCCTGTGGTAGCCTCCTGCTCAATTTGATTAAGTTCTTGATTTAATTGCTCGACAAGAGCAGTGATTTCTGGTGGAATAGGCATTTTGTAATTATATTGTAGCAGAGAATGAATAGCGCGATAGAAGGCGTGAGGTTACAATCGGGCTACTTAGATTATAAAGTGGGAGCGTGCCAAAATGAATTAGAGAGTGCGATCGCGACAGCGATGCTCCCGCATTATCGCTGCTTTTTTCTATGAAATATTAAAAAGCGATCGTCTTTGACCAAAATCAACCATTCACTCAACTTTTCACACCACTACTCACTTCTATGTTGGAGATGTCTAATAGGACTTACGCACGCTCTTGCTTTGCGTAAGTCCCGTCTAAACATCTCTAATTTGACTTTTGCGATCGATTCTCAGCTAATTCTTGCTAGCAGCAGCAACAGGTACTGGTTCGTAAAGATACTCAAAACCATTACCATCGAGATCGCGACCGTAGAAAGAGGCGGTGCCATCGCGATGTTCGTGAATACGGGTGACTTGAACTCCTTGGGCTTTCAGCTGTTCGTAGGCAGTTTCCATTTCCTCACGCTCGCTGAAAACAAAGCCAAAATGCGGCCCTGCTTGATCGTAACCCGGACTCAACAGCGCCAAACCATCTTGTCCAGCTTTGAGATAAGCCCAGTCTGCATCTTTCCAGACTAACTCCATGCCCAAGTTTTTGTAGAACTCAGCTGCTTTGTCAATATCATGCACGCAAATAGCGACGTGCCCCAGTCGTTTCAGCTTCATAGGTTAAAAATCTTAACGTTTCTCCCTACATATGATTGTATGGCAGCTACTTTAGAGTTAGTTTTGCCTGTTTCTCATACCGAAGACAGACGATCGCTCTATGCTGTTTAACCCAGTCAACCTACCTTACTGGATTTTCCTGGGAATGGGAGTCTCGTTGTTCCTGTTAGTCATTTTTTCCGGTGGGGGAGACGACGATCTCGATTTAGACGCCGATGCGGATGTCGATGTTGATGCAGATGCGGGTAGTTTGCACTTCGACACAGACGCTGATGGCAACGGTGACTTTAACGCTTTGCAAATACTCGGATGGTTGGGTTTTGGTAAAGCACCGCTAATCTTGTTGCTGGCTACTGATTTTAGTCTTTTAGGACTGATTGGCTGGATGCTCAACGTGGCAATAGGCAACATCTGGGGTATTGCACCCAAAGGTTTTTTGGCAGGAATTGTAGCGCTTTTGGCGCTGGTAATCAGTTTGTTTGTAGGTAGTGCGATCGCTCGACCGCTCGGTAAAATTTTCGCATCTTTTGGGGAAGATGCCAGCAGCGATCGCATTATTGGTTGCATTGGTACGGTTAGTTCCGCCAGTATTCCTGTGGAAAACCAAGGCAAAATCGGTCAGGTAGATGCGATCGATTCAGCTCGCAATCTTGTCACCATCAGTGCCGCATTACCGGAATGGGCAAAAATTATACCTTGCCGAGGTCAAAAAGTATTGGTGATCGATCGGCTGCCTCAATATTATCTCGTCATCGTCAACGAGAGTTCCGATCTAGACCATTGGTTAGAAACTTCAACAAAAAACAACCGAAAAGTTAAGTAGGGTCGGCACCGCCCACCTCGTCTCACGAAAATCAAAACTTTGCAATAGGTTTAAATCGCCATGCTCTTTTGGCTAACTTTCATTCAATCTTTACCCATCGCTACCGTTGCTGAAACTGCACCGACACAGCCGCAAACAAACGTAAATTCGCAAGATTCGAGGTCTGCGTTAATGGCGCAAACACTTCATCCTGCACCCATTCAGCCAACACTAGCACAAGCGGATGTATTAGGTGGAGGAGTTACTTTCTTCGCCGGACTTGTTGCTGCTTTGGTTGTATTGCTGCTGGTAAGCATTTGGGCTTATACGCGGGTTTATGTAATTACCCCCACTAACGAAGCTTTTGTTAGAACTGGCGGCGTTTTTATGAAGAAGAAAACCGTGTTCCTCAACGGCGGTTGTATTGTTCTGCCAGGATTTCACGAACTCACCCGCGTACCCCTGAGAGAAATTTCCATTGATGTTGAGCGCACTGGTAAACTTGCCGTTCGTACCAAAGATTATTTGAGAGCGGACATGAGAGTTACCTTTTATGTCTGTATTACTGCATCGGAAGAAGATGTGCTAACTGCTGCCGCTCGACTTTCCCAACAAGGGAAGATTACGCCAGAGAACATCAAAAATGCTTTGGAAAAACGGGCAGACGATGCCATTCGTGCCGCAGCGAAAACTAAG
This portion of the Aerosakkonema funiforme FACHB-1375 genome encodes:
- a CDS encoding OB-fold-containig protein, with protein sequence MLFNPVNLPYWIFLGMGVSLFLLVIFSGGGDDDLDLDADADVDVDADAGSLHFDTDADGNGDFNALQILGWLGFGKAPLILLLATDFSLLGLIGWMLNVAIGNIWGIAPKGFLAGIVALLALVISLFVGSAIARPLGKIFASFGEDASSDRIIGCIGTVSSASIPVENQGKIGQVDAIDSARNLVTISAALPEWAKIIPCRGQKVLVIDRLPQYYLVIVNESSDLDHWLETSTKNNRKVK
- a CDS encoding VOC family protein, whose translation is MKLKRLGHVAICVHDIDKAAEFYKNLGMELVWKDADWAYLKAGQDGLALLSPGYDQAGPHFGFVFSEREEMETAYEQLKAQGVQVTRIHEHRDGTASFYGRDLDGNGFEYLYEPVPVAAASKN
- a CDS encoding restriction endonuclease subunit S, whose protein sequence is MPIPPEITALVEQLNQELNQIEQEATTGLTLTRTILDRFPENARLIQFFVSFSSAMLFVETQRRRIRSIVENLSATETNTEEEIQEAGEDLAGELGRVLETKMLVNNLKNRLENLQ